TGCCCTAGATGTCCCTTATCCACAAGGGTGGGCGATCCAAAATAATATCAAATCTGTTATAACTGTGAGATAGTTCCAAGATACAACTTTTGACTGGTAAAGATTTATAGGGTTCATGAACTTTTGAAGTGTCAGGTGTTCAGGAACTTATAAGCAAAAAGTGAAGTTCAAGACTCTGATAATTTGGTGTATTTAGTATGAGATGGTATATTTTTCCCTTTGGACATTATTTCAATACACGGTCTGAGTCTAGACCACAATGAACAAAGTAATGAATCCTTCAAAATCATTGCATAACTGTTCATATTCTGTGTCTAGAAACGGTTACAAGTATTTTCGAAGTGAATGGTCTTTCAAGATTTGATTCTAGGCTGGTTTAGTATGCAATCTAGCAGGGTGATAAGCCTTGGGaatatgtttatttatgtgtgtttgtgttttgttagTGAAATAATTAGGTTATTGACTTATTGATTGATTTGTTGAAATCatcttttgttattttttttttacttatgtgATGTTGCTCGAGAATTtctcaaaaattttgtttctcGAGATGTTGGAATGGTGATTAACACAATGGGATGGATCTTAGGTGAGAGTTAAATGATCATTTGCATTTATAAACTGATTTTCATAGCTTTTTTAAATCTCTTTTCAACCAAATGAAATTTTAGaatttaattttcttcttcGCTATAAATCAAAACACTATACAAACTCCCACCTAGATATCActtcaatttcttttttttttggcttgcTAACTGATAAACCTGTTGGACCAAAgctttactttaaaaaaaatatagaagttATCATTTATTAGATATTTCTTAGGCATATTCAGATAGGTTCGGAAATGATTGTACAAACTCAGCTCCTCATCGATAAATTAGTTTACAAATAAACACAAGCAGCTCcaataaaaaatgaattttaaaactcTTACTTCTTAGTTAACAAACAAGAAAGAACATGATTTCTGAAAACCAAAATGGAGCCACCAAATTTATTAGAACGAGAACCTATCTTCTGATTTCTTGATGATCAAGCAAATAAATTGTCTATCAATTTGGCTCGGTCATTTCAAACACATTGAAAAGTAACATAATCCATTTGGTAAGAAATTATACATCAATTGTCATTTAAGTGAAATGCATAACGTCCACAAAGAAACCGTTTCATCCTAAACGGATCTCCTATAAAAATGTCTGGTTTATCAACAACATATTGGTTGAGTTGATCGGAAGTCAGCCTTACTGCTCAACTTAAAGAAGAGACACACAAATATTACGCAACTTACTGATATAGGGCAGATTTCATTACACAAATACGAAATATGGTCAACCATTAATCTAAAACATAACACCAAAAATTACTAGTTACAACAACaaatgtgacaaaaaaaaatatgttggtagacaagaaaaaatgaatctaaacaaaaaaaagttacacggaaaaaaaaactatcatttTCTCCTCGGCATAAAACTATAGAAGTACACATCTATTGACCTTAAATAAACCTATAGTTATCCCATCTTATACTATAAAGAAGAGTCTCCCTCCTTCTAAGGAGTGCCACGTCAGAAATTCAGAGACTCTGGACGCGCCACGTGGCAGGGATATGCGATCCGCAGCGTTTCAGTAACGTTGTGTCCAATTCCTTTGGGCTTTTGTTCTAACCAGGCTTTGTATGAACTTCCTAAAGTGCAGCCTGTTTATTATTAGATGAAACACGGCGTTTCCATTTAGGTCAGACCCGTGTTCTTCTTCGCCTCTACCTCTAGAGAGCTCATGCGCAGGCAAATCTTTTCATCTTCATCCTCAGAGCACGAAACGATACCAGTTACCGAATAATCCTCTTGAAATCCTCCATTAATCAATCACCCACTATCTATATTCAATGCAAGTTCTGAATCTGCAAGGCGGTGTAGGTTCATCTATAAAAACGTATGTTTTTACTTTGAGAATCATCCTCTCATTCGTTTTAAAGTAACCAGTAAACTAATACCATGAGCTATGGCTAACGTTTCGGTCTTCTTCTCTAATTTGCAGACTAGCTGTTCCTCCTCAACTGTTCTGTTCAAGCCCCGTTGCTCCATTTTTCCGAGAGGATATTAATATAAGCCGTGGTGGAGATCTCATGGGAGTGGATATGTTCCTACTAGATTCTCAGGTCTCTTATTTAACTCTTCCTTTTGTTCATAAACAGGGTTATTTCACCGGTCTTTAGACATCTCAGCCGTCATGAATCCATATtacaaagttattttttttttaatgtttttgttaaaacatTTTTCACTGAGACATTTTGCCAATGAGACTAACCAGACTGTGTTCCATTATATTTCTCTTTCAAATTTGAAGAATTCATTGGAAGATCTGTTCATTGATTTTGCTAACTAACCATTGCTAAATGCTTCGGTAAAATCCTTAGGACTGTTTGTGTCTGGATTGCACGTGTATCTCCAAGCCAAGAAAGAAGCCATAACTCGCATGATTTGATAGTGAGCTCTCTGTTTTGTAGATATCACAGGTTCATCTAATTACTATAGCTAATGGCCAGGATGTGGTTGTTCAAGTTCAGCACAATGGTATTATATACTATAGCTAATGGCCAGGATGTGGTTGTTCAAGTTCAGCACAATGGTATTATAGCGATCATTGGAGGTATTTTAATTCTTTTGAAGCCTTTCAAATGACTAGAAATTTTTTCCACTCTTCTCTCATCAGTTCTTAGGATGATCTGAAGAATGCAAAGTCCATCGTTAACTGGGTTCTGGATTATGTAACGGGACCACAGTTCGATTTTGACCCTGTGAAATATGAATATTGCAAGCAATCTCCAAGACAACTATACTTCAGTATGAAAGACGGTATGACTCACTTGCATAGATAATAAATAGTCGTACATTTGCAGTATACTTTTTAATCGGTTATGtgatcaagttcttgagatGAGATAGTGATTCTATTATAGACTTTGCCGGATTGATCTTCATCTCCTTTGGTATTTCTTGGTAGTTCTTATGATCTTATCAAACCTTTGGATTGTAGATTTACAATGTTCTCATCCTTCGCTCGATTTAACCGTCTCTGTCTCATTTGTCTGTTTGTTAGATTTGGTTCTCATTTTAATTGCATTATGGATTATAGGTTGCTGACTACTATCGAGATAAACTCTATTTTGCTTGGGCTGAAGAGATCGCATGAAAGACGAGTTATGCAAGAGGAGCACATGAGAGTTTAGGCAGTTCCAGTGGTAGAAAATCTTCTGTAGCTGTTTTCTTAGCGTTGGTGGTGAGTTTGGAAGAGAAGCCGGCAGAGCTGCTGCTATAGACAACTTTACATAAGACATATTTGACAATGATTATATACTTTTCCAAATAATCTGATATAGAGTTATATCACCTTTGGTATTATTATGCATATAACCAGTATGCAACTTCCAGAGATATAATGTGTgttcaatttatattattttagcaaTAACcaacaattattattttcataattatctATTTTCCGTTTATCAGTAACcaacaattatattttctttatcataATTATGTATTCTGTATGTATCTCtacaatttatataaataaaatagttgatAAAAAACATAATGGGATgatagagaagaaaaaaaaaacataaattgagTTTTAAACAAATCGGCTTATAAAATAAGAAAGACCTAATAAACACCCAAAACTACCATCAatggttaaaatttttaaaatgaatagtaaaataaatagttaaaattgttgtaaaaagttataaaagttAATACTActaagttaaaaataaattaaatattttttaaaaattaaattatttatttatttacttgctcgcccgtagggcgggtttaccctagttataataaatttacAGTTCAAAAATCAGCAACAAAACAAATGAAGACCAACGTTGGGAATTTAGAAACAGAAACCTATCCTTTCTACTAAGATGCTTTTGAAGATATAGTACATTAATTGTATAATGTGACATTTcctaaaacaaattattaatttactaTTTAGTAGAAACAATTATATATCCTAATGaacaatcaaaagaaaaaaaatacccaACAactagaaaacataaaaacataatatatgtttGCTAGAAACCCATATCGACCATCAAAATGTAACATCTCCAACAACATCATACAAAGCAGGTAAAAGAACATACACACACAATGTAAGAGCTTATCCACATATACTGGTGATTCAAGGATTATGAACGATTTTGAACTCATTAGAGAATAAAACATACGAACCCGACGCGTaacgccggaataccactagttaTTAATAAAGTTAAGTTGTTAAAAAGGCAAATATCCACCCAGAGATATAGAAGTGAcatttgagaaaaataaatgccaactaataataaaacaaacaaaaaataagttttgtttaattaaataatttatctaataggtctaccaaaaaaaaatgtatctaataatatattatttaataaactatgtataataaacgAAACTAGGTTGTTAATTAGGTAACCAGATTgtcttgatatatttttttttgtcagcaaacaAAGCGGACTCATGTAGACTCTGCAAACCACTCcggtaactctgcatccatatgaacgacaaACGACGGTTGCTTTCTGGCACTGCGTACGAGATTGTCCGCTTTTGAATTATGTGTCCGTGGTAtatgaatgatctctgagctGTTGAAACTTCTCTTCAAAACTTTCATGTCTTCCAAATAGCTTAATTAAGGAATCAAATCTTAATTGTtattaatatcataaaagaaAAGTAATTTCTTAAGCAAAATCcctgattaataaaaatagatcTGAAACCCGGACAGAAATTTATCGAGACGGAGCCGGTTAAAGACACTGATTGATCTGTACCGGTACCAAGACCAAACCGATTCTGGTTTGGTAGAGATTTGACTGTGCTTACTTCATCTGACGACAGCAAAAATGACAAGCAATCCCTAGTTTCACCTCAAACATCCCAAAACAGCACATCCTTCGTTTCaatcaacttcttcttcatcggaTCAAATATGGCGACTTCGATGGTCTCTCCTCTTACTTCGCAGCTGAACCATGAATCTGTCTGTTCCAAGTTCGTGCTTCCCAAATCACCCTTCATGTCGGGATCTAAGCTCTTCTCCTCGAACATGCCTTGCTCTAGCGTTCCTCGACGCACAAGACGATCGAATTGCTTCGCTTCTGCTAAAGATATGAGCTTTGACCACATCCCCAAACAATTTCGTGGAGACAATCTCAAAGATGGAGGTTTtttacttctccttcagctttgttggtatagatttgttattagaTCTCAACCTTATCCGTTCTTTGGTTGAATTTGATGATGAATTGGGTCACAAAGTTCTCTATTTTCCTCTGATTAGCTTATACGAAGTACCAAAGATTATGTCTTTGGCTCCAGCAGTTTCAACAAAGTGAAAGCCTTTTGTCCTTTATATGTTGTTTGTGTAATggaatttttgaaatattagtTTGATTGCTGCAGTTCTTGATTAGTTCTTAGGTCTCTCAACCTTCTTCGGTTGTATATGGTGATTAAATGGGTCagaaaatttgttattttcctCTCGTTAGCTTACACGAAGTACCTTAGTACCAAATTCTGTAACTGATAGGACTCTGTGACCCATTAAGCTTCAATGATGATGCTAAGTATAGGACGATGaatgtaataaatattatttctttggGGTTAAACTATGTGATCCACCATTGTATGAAGCAAAGAATATGTCTTTGGGGTTAAACTATGTGCTCTTACTAGTTTCAACAAAATGAAAGCCTTTTGCCCTTTATATGTTATGTTGTCTGTGTAATGGAATCTTTAAATGTTAGTTTGATTGCTGCAACTCTTTGTTGAGATTTCAATTCGTCAACATTTGCCTTCAACTTGATCTGACATTCTATGTTACTTGCCTTTTGTTAGTGACGCAGAACTTCAAGAATGTACCACAGTATTTCTACGGGCTTAATCCAGCTCAAATGGATATGTTCATGACAGAGGACAGCCCTGTCCGCAGGCAAGCGGAGAAAGTTACTGAGGTTAATATTCTCTTTTAATCCATCTTATCATTCCATTTTACAGTTACACAGTTTCTTCTCTAATATATGAGTCTTTGTCTTTTTTGGCATGCTTCTTTGTTGTTAATAGGAAAGCATCTCATCTAGAAGTAATTATCTAGACAACGGAGGAACATGGAGTATGTCTGGCATGAATGCAGCAGATCCCAAAAGATACAGCATGAGTGTCCAAATGTACAGAGGTGGAGGCGGCGGAGGAGGATCTGCAAGACCAAGAACCGCTCCTCCAGATTTGCCTTCTTTGCTCTTGGATGCTCGGATATGCTACCTTGGCATGCCAGTAAGACTTCTCCATGTGTTATTAACTTACTGTTACTATGTTTCCTCTCTTCTCAGACATTGATCTTGCTTCGTTTTACTCGCAGATTGTCCCTGCAGTTACTGAGTTACTCGTCGCTCAGTTTATGTGGTTAGACTATGACAACCCATCAAAGCCCATCTACCTATACATCAATTCACCCGGGACTCAGGTCAGTTCGAGAAGTCTTTTGATGGAATTATCTGGACAATCTGTTTGATCTAATCTGCTATTTTCCTTTTGCTAATGCCATGTAGAATGAGAAGATGGAGACTGTTGGGTCAGAGACAGAGGCTTATGCCATAGCTGACACCATTTCTGTAAGTCATCTCACTAAAAGAATCTGTGCCTTTTATCTTTATTGTGATGATTACAGTAATCATTTCATTGTTGCTATAATTTTTTGTGTGGGTTAAAAGTATTGCAAATCAGATGTATACACTATCAACTGTGGCATGGCCTTTGGTCAAGCAGCAATGCTTCTTTCTCTGGGGAAAAAGGGTTATCGTGCCGTTCAGCCACATTCATCAAGTATGGTTCTCTCCTCTCAAAAGATATCTACTTTTAGACTTCAAATGCTAACGGACaaaaccgcaccgcagttaatattaaaaaagtCTCTACATTTACGTTTTTGTTACTTTTAGAAACCGCACTTTAGTTGTTGTTCCGCATGTTACCATTTGGAGTCTTAACCTTGCTTTAGATCATGACATGCTTATTAGTACCTCTTGTGGAAGCTTCTAAGTTCTGATGTTTTATGGTGCAGCAAAATTGTATTTGCCAAAAGTAAACAGATCAAGTGGAGCTGCCATAGACATGTGGATAAAGGTGCCCCTCACATTCTTGTACTCTCTTATGTAATCCCTTGAAATTTTCTTCACTTGTATTGTTAATGAATATTCCTCTGGCAGGCTAAGGAGCTTGATGCAAATACTGAGTATTACATCGAGCTGTTAGCTAAGGGAACAGGTAAAACCAAAGAGCAGATCAACGAGGACATCAAGCGACCTAAATATCTCCAAGCACAAGCAGCCATTGACTATGGTATCGCAGACAAGATAGCTAACTCGCAGGATAGTTCCTTCGAGAAGCGGGTATGTTtcaaactatactttatatcaaCCTAAATCCAAGTTTTCTTTATGTTGGCTTCATTCATGCTGAATTGGAAAAAACGTTTTGTGTTTAGGATTATGATGGGTCTCTTGCCCAAAGAGCCATGGGAAGACCTGGAGGAGGCAATCCAACATCTCCAGCCGGACTAAGATGATCAGTTACTCGAAAcgaaaagaaaagagtttgaATCTCAATTTGCCTAGTCACTCTGGAATATGTAGCTGTTACAATCTCTAAGCAAACACAAGATAAAAGAAACATACAAAAGTTTTCTAGTTGGGATCTTGTTTTGTGGTACATAGATCTCTCTCGCTAGATACAGGTTTCACACACTGAAAAAAACTGAGTCTCAGTCTTAGAAAGAAGGGAAGAATCGGTTGAGGTTATAAGGCAATGCGTAGAACTCTTCAGTTCGAGTGTCAGTGTAGTAGACTCTGAACTTCTCCCACCAATGTCTTCCACTGTCCCTCCTCACTGAGGCGTGTCCATAGCTATGAGTACAGTCCAGCAAGAACGCCGCCATTATCCCAACCGTTGCAGCCGAAGAGAATATCACTTGCATGATCACATTGAACTGCGTCCATGACAAACGAATCATTACACTCAAGACACAAACAAACATAAAGTGATGATGTAACACACTTACAGCAGAAGTGCGTGTGTGAACGGGTCCACGACCAGAGATAAATAGATATTCAGTGAAGTATTGTGCGACAGAGAGACCAATGAAAATGGAGAAGCCGAGGATGAATTTAGTCCTGAAGCTGTTTAAGTTGCAGAACTGAAGAAGGCCAAGTCCTGCAGAAGCTGTTCACAAGGTCCACTGCCTGATCTCAATCACATTTATAGAAAAAGCTAAAAGGAGTAGGAAAGAGTCTAGTTCTTGAGATATACATACCAACATAGGCGAATAGAACACAGTACAATGCTGCAAATATCGGTAAAGGTATCGATGCAAGAACAGCCCCAAACTTGCCTGTATTTTTCACAAGTTTTGTAATGGTTAAGActaatgttctaaaaatcggtgtAGGCGGCAAATCGTATCTAAAAGAAAATCGTGTCCGCCTAATCATTAATCTCCTATAAAGTATATAATTACTGCCTAGCGATTAAAATTGTTTCCAAGTAATTTCACATGCTTGGAGTATTACCaaaaatggagaagaagatcATGAAACCAGCAGATATCTGAACCACTCTTCTGCTCCCAACCTTTGTTAGTCCAAGCAGCCCTGTATTTTCACtacaagaacaaacaaaaaaacaacaaagttTAAGATCCAGCACCTGAGAACGTTCTATATTAAAGAG
The sequence above is drawn from the Brassica napus cultivar Da-Ae chromosome A8, Da-Ae, whole genome shotgun sequence genome and encodes:
- the LOC106439053 gene encoding ATP-dependent Clp protease proteolytic subunit-related protein 1, chloroplastic produces the protein MATSMVSPLTSQLNHESVCSKFVLPKSPFMSGSKLFSSNMPCSSVPRRTRRSNCFASAKDMSFDHIPKQFRGDNLKDGVTQNFKNVPQYFYGLNPAQMDMFMTEDSPVRRQAEKVTEESISSRSNYLDNGGTWSMSGMNAADPKRYSMSVQMYRGGGGGGGSARPRTAPPDLPSLLLDARICYLGMPIVPAVTELLVAQFMWLDYDNPSKPIYLYINSPGTQNEKMETVGSETEAYAIADTISYCKSDVYTINCGMAFGQAAMLLSLGKKGYRAVQPHSSTKLYLPKVNRSSGAAIDMWIKAKELDANTEYYIELLAKGTGKTKEQINEDIKRPKYLQAQAAIDYGIADKIANSQDSSFEKRDYDGSLAQRAMGRPGGGNPTSPAGLR